Proteins co-encoded in one Ruegeria sp. HKCCD4315 genomic window:
- the lipB gene encoding lipoyl(octanoyl) transferase LipB, which produces MEWKITDGLTSYDDAVAFMEARVAGIARGDAEECVWLLEHPPLYTAGTSAKIEDLTDPDRFPVYESKRGGEYTYHGPGQRVAYVMLDLNRRGRDVRQFVKQLETWVISALAEFNVHGEIRDGRVGVWVRRDDKPLTVTGKPAEDKIAAIGLRLRKWVSFHGISVNVEPDLEHFSGIVPCGITEYGVTSLVDLGLPVTMADLDAALEKTFTEVFGSKDA; this is translated from the coding sequence ATGGAATGGAAAATCACCGATGGTCTGACCAGCTATGACGACGCCGTGGCCTTCATGGAGGCCCGCGTCGCAGGGATCGCGCGTGGCGACGCTGAAGAATGCGTTTGGCTGCTGGAACATCCGCCCCTTTACACCGCAGGCACCTCAGCCAAGATTGAGGACCTGACCGATCCTGACCGGTTTCCGGTCTATGAAAGCAAGCGCGGCGGCGAATACACTTATCACGGGCCCGGTCAGCGTGTGGCCTATGTCATGCTGGATCTCAACAGGCGTGGACGCGATGTACGCCAGTTTGTGAAGCAGTTGGAGACTTGGGTGATCTCGGCGCTGGCTGAATTCAATGTACACGGTGAGATTCGCGACGGGCGCGTTGGTGTTTGGGTCCGCCGCGATGACAAGCCGCTGACAGTGACCGGCAAGCCAGCAGAAGATAAGATCGCGGCCATCGGCCTGCGCCTGCGCAAATGGGTCAGCTTTCACGGCATCTCGGTTAACGTGGAACCGGATCTGGAGCATTTCTCAGGCATCGTGCCGTGTGGCATAACTGAGTATGGCGTGACCTCTCTGGTTGATCTGGGGCTTCCCGTCACTATGGCTGATCTTGATGCAGCTTTGGAGAAGACGTTTACTGAGGTCTTTGGCTCAAAAGACGCGTGA
- a CDS encoding HIT family protein, with protein MADYDPDNIFAKILRNEIPSTRVYEDDETLAFMDIMPRSDGHLLVIPKTPCRNVLDATPEQLAAVMNTVQKMAQAAKAAFDADGVTIQQFNEAAGGQEVFHLHFHVLPRHEGVSMRPPGNMGDFEQIAQHAEKIKAAL; from the coding sequence ATGGCTGACTACGATCCAGACAACATCTTTGCCAAAATCCTGCGCAATGAGATCCCCTCGACCCGTGTGTACGAGGATGACGAGACGCTGGCGTTTATGGACATCATGCCGCGATCCGATGGTCATTTGCTTGTGATTCCGAAAACCCCATGTCGCAATGTTCTGGATGCCACGCCCGAGCAACTGGCGGCGGTGATGAATACCGTTCAAAAAATGGCGCAGGCCGCCAAGGCGGCATTTGATGCGGATGGGGTGACGATCCAACAGTTCAATGAAGCGGCAGGCGGGCAAGAGGTCTTCCACCTTCATTTTCACGTTCTGCCGCGTCACGAAGGCGTGTCGATGCGCCCGCCGGGGAACATGGGCGACTTCGAACAGATCGCGCAGCACGCCGAAAAGATCAAAGCTGCTTTGTAA
- the ctaD gene encoding cytochrome c oxidase subunit I, whose product MADAAIHGHDHEDERSFFQRWFMSTNHKDIGILYLIVSALAGLISVAMTVYMRLELMHPGVQYMCLEGFMADPCTPNGHLWNVMITYHGVLMMFFVVIPALFGGFGNYFMPLQIGAPDMAFPRMNNLSFWLYVAGTSLGVASLLSPGGNDQLGSGVGWVLYPPLSTTEGGMSMDLAIFAVHVSGASSILGAINMITTFLNMRAPGMTLFKVPLFSWSIFVTSWLILLSLPVLAGAITMLLMDRNFGFTFFDPAGGGDPILYQHILWFFGHPEVYIVILPGFGIISHVIATFARKPIFGYLPMVWAIIAIGVLGFVVWAHHMYTVGMSLRQQAYFMLATMVIAVPTGVKVFSWIATMWGGSIEFKTPMLFAFGFLFLFTVGGVTGVVLSQAGVDRAYHDTYYVVAHFHYVMSLGAVFAIFAGVYFYFSKMTGRQYSEFWGKVHFWMFFIGANLTFFPQHFLGRQGMPRRYIDYPEAFAQWNFVSSIGAFISFASFLLFFGIVFYALFRGAKETRPNPWNEYADTLEWTLPSPPPEHTFEQLPKQEDWDKGHAH is encoded by the coding sequence ATGGCAGACGCAGCCATTCATGGTCACGACCATGAAGACGAGCGCAGCTTTTTCCAGCGCTGGTTCATGTCGACCAACCACAAGGACATCGGGATTCTGTACCTGATCGTTTCGGCCCTGGCCGGTCTGATCTCGGTGGCGATGACCGTTTACATGCGGCTCGAGCTGATGCACCCGGGCGTTCAGTACATGTGTCTGGAAGGCTTCATGGCCGACCCATGTACCCCCAACGGGCATCTGTGGAACGTTATGATCACCTATCACGGTGTTCTGATGATGTTCTTCGTGGTCATTCCCGCCCTGTTCGGCGGATTTGGCAACTATTTCATGCCGTTGCAGATTGGCGCGCCGGATATGGCTTTCCCGCGGATGAACAACCTGTCCTTCTGGCTGTATGTCGCCGGTACGTCGCTGGGTGTGGCCTCGCTGCTCAGCCCCGGCGGTAACGACCAGCTTGGTTCGGGCGTCGGCTGGGTTCTGTATCCGCCGCTGTCCACGACCGAGGGCGGCATGTCCATGGACCTTGCGATCTTTGCCGTGCACGTATCGGGCGCCTCCTCGATCCTCGGCGCGATCAACATGATCACCACCTTTCTGAACATGCGTGCCCCGGGCATGACCCTGTTCAAGGTGCCGCTGTTCAGCTGGTCGATCTTCGTCACGTCGTGGCTGATTCTGCTGTCGCTGCCGGTTCTGGCAGGCGCGATCACCATGTTGCTGATGGACCGCAACTTCGGCTTCACCTTCTTTGACCCGGCCGGTGGTGGTGACCCGATCCTGTATCAGCACATTCTGTGGTTCTTCGGCCACCCAGAAGTGTACATCGTGATCCTGCCCGGCTTTGGCATCATCAGCCACGTCATTGCGACCTTCGCGCGCAAGCCGATCTTCGGCTACCTGCCGATGGTCTGGGCGATCATCGCGATTGGTGTTCTGGGCTTCGTCGTGTGGGCGCACCACATGTACACCGTTGGCATGTCGCTGCGTCAGCAGGCTTATTTCATGCTGGCCACGATGGTCATCGCGGTTCCGACAGGCGTTAAGGTCTTCTCGTGGATTGCGACCATGTGGGGCGGCTCGATCGAGTTCAAAACTCCGATGCTGTTTGCCTTTGGCTTCCTTTTCCTGTTCACCGTTGGTGGTGTGACCGGTGTGGTTCTGTCGCAGGCTGGTGTCGACCGTGCCTATCACGACACCTACTACGTCGTGGCCCACTTCCACTACGTGATGAGCTTGGGTGCTGTCTTCGCGATCTTCGCTGGCGTGTACTTCTACTTCTCGAAGATGACAGGCCGTCAGTATTCCGAGTTCTGGGGCAAGGTTCACTTCTGGATGTTCTTCATTGGCGCCAACCTGACCTTCTTCCCGCAGCACTTCCTGGGCCGTCAAGGCATGCCGCGCCGCTACATCGACTACCCCGAGGCATTCGCCCAGTGGAACTTCGTATCGTCGATTGGTGCGTTCATCTCGTTCGCCTCGTTCCTGCTGTTCTTCGGCATTGTGTTCTACGCCCTGTTCCGTGGCGCGAAAGAGACGCGTCCGAACCCGTGGAACGAATACGCCGACACACTGGAATGGACCCTGCCCTCGCCGCCGCCCGAACACACGTTCGAGCAGCTGCCCAAGCAGGAAGACTGGGACAAGGGCCACGCGCACTAA
- a CDS encoding 2-hydroxychromene-2-carboxylate isomerase translates to MPEIDFWYSIGSTYTYLTVMRLDEWCAEHDATVNWRPFNVRTVMSAQQNVPFAGKPVKSAYMWRDIERRCAKYHIHAKLPAPYPVSDLALANQVAVLGMKEGWGKSFTQALYRIWFEEGIEAGSESALSEALLRCQQDPRLALGRARSADVIATLEAETETAVKLGVFGAPSFVVRQEVFWGDDRLDDALSWARVGHVI, encoded by the coding sequence ATGCCTGAAATCGACTTTTGGTACTCTATCGGCAGCACCTATACCTACCTCACCGTGATGCGTTTGGATGAGTGGTGTGCCGAACACGACGCCACCGTAAACTGGCGCCCCTTCAACGTGCGCACTGTCATGTCGGCCCAGCAGAACGTTCCCTTTGCAGGCAAACCCGTGAAATCAGCCTATATGTGGCGCGACATTGAGCGGCGCTGTGCCAAGTACCACATTCATGCCAAACTGCCCGCGCCCTACCCGGTCTCAGACTTGGCTTTGGCCAATCAGGTCGCCGTTCTGGGAATGAAAGAAGGATGGGGCAAATCCTTTACCCAGGCTTTGTACCGCATCTGGTTCGAGGAAGGTATCGAAGCCGGAAGCGAAAGCGCCCTGTCCGAGGCCTTGTTGCGCTGCCAGCAAGACCCTCGTCTGGCGCTGGGACGAGCCCGCAGCGCAGACGTCATTGCAACGCTTGAGGCTGAAACTGAAACGGCCGTGAAACTGGGTGTATTTGGCGCGCCAAGCTTTGTTGTCCGGCAAGAAGTGTTCTGGGGAGATGACCGTTTGGACGATGCCCTGTCCTGGGCCCGTGTCGGGCACGTCATCTGA
- a CDS encoding DUF2244 domain-containing protein, producing the protein MPYTWNQTSETEQELRLWPHNSLPPRGAMITILSVFLFGLIPLLAMLGSVVLWGLLPFLLITVFGLWLAIQTNYRARSVFEVLTLSDTQAHLVHYTPGKDQQEWSCNRFWARTEMHEKGGPVPHYVTLVGDGREVEIGSFLSEDERITLYDELSTRLREPVAQ; encoded by the coding sequence ATGCCGTATACATGGAATCAGACGTCCGAAACGGAACAAGAACTGCGCCTGTGGCCGCACAACTCTCTGCCTCCGCGCGGAGCTATGATCACTATACTTTCTGTGTTCCTGTTTGGCCTGATCCCCTTGCTGGCCATGCTGGGGTCCGTGGTTCTGTGGGGGTTGTTACCCTTTCTTCTGATCACGGTATTTGGCCTTTGGTTGGCCATTCAGACCAACTATCGCGCACGCAGCGTTTTCGAGGTTTTGACACTGTCTGATACGCAAGCGCATCTGGTGCACTACACACCCGGCAAAGACCAGCAGGAATGGTCCTGCAACCGCTTTTGGGCAAGGACGGAAATGCATGAGAAAGGTGGCCCCGTCCCCCACTATGTCACGCTTGTCGGTGACGGGCGAGAGGTCGAGATCGGTTCGTTTTTATCGGAAGATGAGCGGATAACGCTTTATGACGAACTCAGCACAAGACTGCGCGAACCGGTCGCGCAGTAG
- a CDS encoding GatB/YqeY domain-containing protein, with the protein MDMRSRVNAALKQAMKDKAAERLSTLRLINAAIKDRDIAARALDNEEVKGCGDAEVLEILGKMTKQRKESARAYEEGGRLDLAEREMQEVAVIEEFLPKQLDDDEVSKAIQTAITATGAGSIRDMGKVMGELKTRYTGQMDFGKVGPMVKDHLCAASNGNC; encoded by the coding sequence ATGGACATGCGATCACGGGTGAATGCCGCCCTGAAGCAAGCAATGAAGGACAAAGCAGCCGAGCGTCTGTCGACGTTGCGGTTGATCAACGCGGCCATCAAGGACCGCGATATCGCGGCGCGCGCCTTGGACAACGAAGAAGTCAAAGGCTGCGGTGACGCTGAGGTGCTTGAAATCCTTGGTAAAATGACCAAGCAACGCAAAGAAAGCGCGCGTGCCTATGAAGAAGGCGGTCGTTTGGATCTGGCCGAACGCGAGATGCAGGAAGTTGCGGTCATTGAGGAATTTCTGCCCAAGCAGCTGGATGATGACGAGGTGTCAAAGGCGATTCAGACTGCGATCACCGCAACCGGGGCCGGATCCATCCGAGACATGGGCAAAGTCATGGGTGAGTTGAAGACTCGTTACACCGGACAGATGGATTTTGGCAAAGTTGGCCCGATGGTCAAAGATCACCTCTGCGCCGCATCGAATGGCAACTGCTGA
- the carA gene encoding glutamine-hydrolyzing carbamoyl-phosphate synthase small subunit, giving the protein MAQNAPSKPTACLALADGTLFYGIGFGATGQTVAELCFNTAMTGYQEIMTDPSYAGQIVTFTFPHIGNVGVNPEDDETNDPVAAGMVVKWDPTEPSNWRSAEELKGWLARRGRIAIGGVDTRRLTRAIRQQGAPHVALAHDPEGNFDIEALVAAARGFAGLEGMDLAKDVTCAQSYRWDEMRWAWPDGYTRQEAPAHKVVAVDYGAKRNILRCLASAGCDVTVLPATATAAEVLAHQPDGVFLSNGPGDPAATGEYAVPMIKEILDTTDLPVFGICLGHQMLALALGGQTVKMNHGHHGANHPVKDLDTGKVEITSMNHGFAVDAQSLPDGVVETHRSLFDGSNCGIRMTDRPVYSVQYHPEASPGPQDSFYLFERFADAMEKKKQSA; this is encoded by the coding sequence ATGGCCCAGAACGCCCCGTCCAAGCCCACCGCATGTCTGGCATTGGCCGATGGGACATTGTTTTACGGCATAGGCTTCGGTGCCACCGGACAAACAGTGGCCGAGTTGTGCTTTAACACAGCCATGACCGGGTATCAGGAAATCATGACCGACCCATCTTATGCCGGTCAGATCGTGACATTCACCTTCCCGCATATCGGCAATGTCGGCGTGAACCCTGAAGATGACGAAACCAATGATCCGGTTGCTGCAGGCATGGTCGTTAAATGGGACCCGACCGAGCCTTCGAACTGGCGTTCAGCCGAAGAGCTTAAAGGCTGGCTGGCCCGTCGCGGCCGCATCGCAATCGGCGGCGTCGACACCCGTCGCCTGACGCGTGCCATCCGCCAACAAGGCGCACCTCATGTCGCGTTGGCCCATGACCCCGAGGGCAATTTTGACATCGAAGCGCTGGTGGCAGCCGCACGTGGATTTGCCGGCCTGGAGGGCATGGACCTGGCCAAGGACGTAACCTGTGCTCAAAGCTATCGCTGGGACGAAATGCGTTGGGCCTGGCCTGACGGGTACACGCGTCAGGAAGCCCCTGCGCACAAGGTTGTGGCCGTCGATTACGGTGCGAAACGCAACATTCTGCGCTGCCTTGCGTCTGCGGGATGTGATGTGACGGTTCTACCTGCAACGGCAACTGCTGCCGAAGTGCTGGCCCACCAGCCCGATGGTGTGTTCCTGTCAAACGGTCCCGGTGATCCGGCGGCGACCGGGGAATACGCCGTACCGATGATCAAAGAGATTCTGGACACCACAGATCTGCCTGTTTTCGGTATCTGCCTTGGCCACCAGATGCTAGCGCTGGCCTTGGGCGGCCAGACGGTCAAGATGAACCACGGCCACCACGGCGCAAACCACCCGGTCAAGGATCTGGACACCGGCAAAGTTGAGATCACATCGATGAACCACGGCTTTGCAGTTGATGCTCAGTCCCTGCCAGACGGCGTTGTAGAGACCCACCGGTCGCTGTTTGACGGCTCGAACTGCGGTATCCGCATGACAGACCGGCCTGTTTATTCGGTTCAGTATCACCCGGAAGCGTCCCCCGGACCTCAGGACAGTTTCTATCTGTTTGAGCGCTTCGCCGACGCCATGGAAAAGAAAAAGCAAAGCGCATAA
- a CDS encoding glycosyltransferase family 2 protein, translating to MIELNLQNFTTASPIPAPGFRKPLGTCLVEGGTLTQSELDHALHLQSQQNAPLGEILVSEGFATRQDVLNALSVQSGWQIADLEQIPPMPGLCDLKPVGFWLKHNVIPWMRVGPLLLVATARPDRFPAVTNNMRDCDYTIIPVLAASDQIDRTIARQFSRPLAEAAETRVDADQSCRNWTIGSRIVPSVSALGIIALFFAFPWFGMATLLAAAVGTLILFAVLRLAGTFAYLRHSFRQKPEASDAAIPLRQPCVSIMVPLYKEREIANALVHRLKRLTYPKALLDVILVLEEKDEVTRATLAQVDLPSWMRIVEVPELGRLTTKPRAMNYALDFCRGDYVGVWDAEDAPQPDQIERVVAHFTLAAPQVVCLQGSLDYYNPRTNWRSRCFTIEYNSWFRIILPGIARMGLVVPLGGTTFFFRRDKLLELGGWDAHNVTEDADLGVRLCRAGYRTELVDTTTYEEANFRAWPWVKQRSRWLKGFMVTYLVHMRSPQKLLRDLGVAQFLGFQAFFLGTLGQFLLAPVLWLFWLSTLGLVNPMAQVVPQQVATALIILFLTTEALSVCVGCIAVWARERRFLLPWVPTMALYYPLGVVAAYKALWELATNPFFWDKTQHGQASEDQPLA from the coding sequence ATGATTGAGCTAAATCTCCAAAATTTCACAACCGCGTCTCCAATCCCAGCCCCCGGATTTCGAAAACCGCTGGGCACCTGTCTGGTAGAAGGCGGAACTCTGACACAGTCGGAACTTGACCACGCCTTGCATTTGCAATCCCAGCAAAACGCGCCTTTGGGCGAAATTTTGGTGAGTGAAGGGTTTGCCACCAGGCAAGACGTCCTGAACGCCTTGTCTGTCCAGTCCGGTTGGCAGATTGCGGACTTGGAACAGATCCCGCCTATGCCGGGGCTGTGCGACCTGAAACCGGTAGGTTTTTGGTTGAAACACAACGTGATTCCGTGGATGCGGGTTGGCCCGCTCCTGTTGGTTGCGACCGCGCGTCCGGATCGGTTTCCAGCTGTCACAAACAACATGCGGGATTGCGACTACACGATCATTCCAGTTCTTGCGGCTTCTGATCAGATCGACCGCACTATTGCCCGACAGTTTTCACGCCCTTTGGCCGAGGCTGCAGAAACACGGGTTGATGCGGATCAAAGTTGCCGCAACTGGACGATTGGGTCGCGCATCGTACCGTCTGTTTCAGCGCTTGGAATTATTGCGTTGTTTTTTGCTTTCCCGTGGTTTGGGATGGCGACCCTGCTTGCCGCGGCTGTGGGAACTTTAATTCTCTTTGCTGTTCTTCGCCTTGCCGGTACTTTTGCCTATTTGCGCCACAGCTTTCGTCAGAAGCCAGAAGCGTCTGATGCAGCCATCCCGTTACGCCAGCCCTGCGTCTCAATCATGGTGCCACTGTACAAAGAGCGCGAGATTGCGAATGCGCTTGTGCACCGGTTGAAACGACTGACCTACCCCAAGGCGCTTCTGGACGTCATCTTGGTCCTGGAAGAAAAGGACGAAGTCACGCGCGCAACTCTGGCGCAAGTGGATCTGCCCAGTTGGATGCGGATCGTCGAGGTGCCCGAATTGGGCAGGCTGACCACCAAACCACGTGCCATGAACTATGCTTTGGACTTTTGCCGAGGCGACTATGTTGGCGTCTGGGATGCCGAAGACGCGCCGCAACCGGATCAGATCGAACGGGTGGTCGCACATTTCACGCTGGCCGCTCCGCAGGTCGTGTGTCTTCAGGGCAGCCTTGACTACTACAACCCGCGCACAAACTGGCGCTCTCGCTGCTTCACCATCGAATACAACAGTTGGTTTCGCATCATCCTGCCGGGAATTGCGCGTATGGGACTTGTCGTTCCACTGGGTGGGACCACCTTTTTCTTTCGTCGAGACAAGCTGTTGGAATTGGGCGGCTGGGATGCCCACAACGTGACCGAAGATGCCGATCTTGGCGTGCGGCTGTGCCGGGCCGGATACCGGACCGAACTGGTGGACACCACAACTTATGAAGAAGCAAATTTTCGCGCCTGGCCTTGGGTGAAGCAGCGTTCACGCTGGCTCAAGGGTTTCATGGTAACGTATCTCGTGCACATGCGATCCCCTCAGAAACTGCTGCGCGATCTGGGTGTCGCGCAGTTTCTAGGGTTTCAGGCGTTTTTTCTGGGCACGTTGGGGCAATTCTTACTGGCCCCTGTGTTATGGCTTTTCTGGCTGTCGACGCTGGGTTTGGTTAATCCAATGGCGCAAGTTGTTCCACAACAGGTAGCTACCGCACTTATAATTCTGTTTTTGACAACCGAGGCGCTGAGTGTTTGCGTCGGATGCATTGCCGTCTGGGCGCGCGAGCGGCGGTTTTTGTTGCCCTGGGTTCCAACCATGGCTCTGTACTACCCGTTGGGCGTGGTTGCCGCCTACAAAGCTTTGTGGGAACTGGCGACGAATCCCTTCTTCTGGGACAAAACCCAACATGGGCAAGCCAGCGAAGATCAGCCGCTGGCCTGA
- a CDS encoding GntR family transcriptional regulator: MSQTRSPTKDAYSLILEAIDVGVYKPGDRLVESELAERFGVSRTPIREALQRLETQSLLERDGRSLIVASLDHNQMAELYIVRRELEGLAASLAAKHATEEEIKVLQEMVIEDDKLVDDPSALSRANRRFHEQIHLASHNRYLVQQLDLVHRTMALMATTSLAVQGRGEIAQSEHKGIVEAIAARDEEAAARALKDHISIAFMTRLKQDASLRDK; this comes from the coding sequence ATGAGCCAGACCCGATCCCCCACCAAGGATGCCTACAGCCTGATACTCGAAGCTATCGATGTGGGTGTCTACAAGCCCGGTGATCGTCTGGTGGAAAGCGAGCTGGCCGAACGGTTCGGAGTGTCACGGACGCCGATCCGCGAAGCGCTGCAGCGGCTTGAGACACAGTCACTGCTGGAACGGGACGGGCGGTCGCTGATTGTTGCCTCGCTGGATCACAACCAGATGGCTGAGCTGTATATCGTACGTCGGGAACTGGAGGGGTTGGCTGCGAGCCTCGCGGCCAAACATGCGACCGAAGAAGAGATCAAGGTTCTGCAGGAGATGGTCATCGAAGACGACAAACTGGTTGATGACCCATCAGCCTTGTCGCGCGCGAACCGGCGCTTTCATGAGCAGATCCATCTGGCATCTCATAACCGCTATCTGGTGCAGCAACTTGATCTTGTGCACCGGACAATGGCTCTGATGGCAACGACCTCACTGGCGGTGCAGGGGCGTGGAGAAATCGCCCAAAGTGAACATAAGGGCATTGTCGAAGCCATTGCCGCAAGGGATGAAGAGGCCGCAGCACGGGCACTGAAGGACCATATCTCGATCGCGTTCATGACGCGACTGAAACAGGATGCAAGCCTGCGCGACAAATAA
- a CDS encoding pyrimidine 5'-nucleotidase, which produces MVKPAFSHVTQWVFDLDNTLYPPHMRLFDQIEVLMTDYVMRAIGVEQAEADRLRAHYWREYGTTLAGLMAEHDLDPDPYLHAVHQVDMSHMDPDAALADHIRALPGRRIVYTNGSAPYAERVLEARGLSGLFDAIYGVEHAGYRPKPEKAAFEAIFAQDGIQAEKAAMFEDDPRNLAAPHEMGMRTVHVAPDPHDADHIHHHTDDLTAFLARLR; this is translated from the coding sequence ATGGTCAAACCGGCTTTTTCTCATGTCACACAGTGGGTGTTCGATCTGGACAATACCCTTTACCCGCCACACATGCGTCTGTTCGATCAGATCGAAGTTCTGATGACGGATTATGTCATGCGGGCCATAGGTGTAGAGCAGGCCGAAGCGGACCGTTTGCGGGCGCATTACTGGCGCGAATACGGCACCACGCTGGCCGGATTGATGGCCGAACATGATCTGGACCCGGACCCGTATCTGCACGCCGTTCATCAAGTGGACATGAGCCATATGGACCCGGATGCGGCCTTGGCCGACCACATTCGCGCCCTGCCCGGGCGACGTATTGTCTATACCAACGGCAGCGCTCCTTACGCCGAACGGGTGCTTGAGGCGCGCGGCCTTTCCGGACTGTTCGATGCAATCTATGGCGTGGAACATGCAGGTTATCGGCCAAAGCCCGAAAAAGCAGCCTTTGAGGCCATCTTTGCCCAGGATGGTATCCAAGCTGAAAAAGCTGCCATGTTCGAGGATGATCCGCGCAATCTGGCGGCGCCGCACGAGATGGGAATGCGGACTGTGCACGTGGCGCCTGACCCGCATGACGCCGATCACATCCACCATCACACGGACGATTTGACGGCGTTTCTGGCCCGCCTGCGATAG